The following proteins are co-located in the Fluviicola sp. genome:
- a CDS encoding HAMP domain-containing sensor histidine kinase, producing MKLIQRTIVFMSIALLVTLSVWAFIFYVNMIDEVHDSIDDGLDNSKLLIIHEASMDSTVLYKSNFDEGNYAIRKIPEQHALKHLDEYKDTLMYMENEDDLEPVRLLTTVFEAKENEFYQLKVISSMVEEDDLIEDLFYSLLWLYLILIVTILVINTLVLRSMWKPFFNYLNRLSQFKLGKNEHVQPIKSKTTEFQLLNKVVTEVLESNIRSFHNQKQLIENASHELQTPLAIALNKLQLLAEKEELSEEVVKEIFQTIETLERLTRLNKSLLLLSKIENQQFLHEEQVDMNALVRQVLEDFQDQIEFKELEVNLITDTELVVTMNPELARILVTNLVKNAIRHNFKKGKIEVLLTASGLQISNSGSEKSLDTTHLFQRFHKESNDQSSTGLGLAIVKSITDLSGFQISYNYALGIHQFTVKFK from the coding sequence GTGAAGTTAATTCAACGCACCATCGTTTTTATGTCCATTGCATTGCTCGTAACGCTTTCGGTATGGGCTTTCATTTTTTATGTGAATATGATCGATGAGGTGCACGACAGCATTGACGACGGATTGGATAACTCCAAGTTGCTGATCATTCACGAAGCAAGCATGGATTCTACTGTCTTGTACAAAAGCAATTTCGATGAAGGAAATTATGCCATCCGGAAAATTCCTGAGCAGCACGCCCTGAAGCATTTGGATGAGTACAAAGACACACTGATGTACATGGAAAACGAAGACGACCTGGAGCCGGTTCGTTTATTGACAACCGTTTTCGAAGCCAAAGAAAATGAATTCTATCAGTTGAAAGTTATTTCTTCAATGGTAGAGGAAGATGATCTGATCGAAGACTTGTTCTATTCGCTGTTGTGGCTTTACCTCATTTTGATCGTGACGATTTTAGTCATCAATACGCTCGTGCTGCGCAGCATGTGGAAACCGTTTTTCAACTATCTGAATCGCTTGAGCCAGTTTAAACTGGGTAAAAATGAGCACGTTCAGCCCATTAAGTCCAAAACAACCGAATTCCAGTTACTGAACAAAGTAGTCACCGAAGTACTGGAAAGCAATATTCGCTCGTTCCATAACCAGAAACAACTCATTGAAAACGCTTCACACGAATTGCAGACACCGTTGGCCATAGCATTGAATAAACTGCAATTATTGGCAGAAAAGGAAGAGTTGTCGGAAGAAGTGGTGAAAGAGATTTTTCAAACCATTGAGACGCTTGAACGATTGACACGCCTGAATAAATCCCTGTTGTTGCTCTCCAAGATTGAGAATCAGCAATTTCTCCACGAAGAACAGGTCGACATGAATGCATTAGTGCGGCAGGTTTTGGAAGATTTCCAGGATCAGATCGAATTCAAAGAACTGGAAGTCAATCTCATTACTGATACGGAATTGGTCGTTACGATGAATCCCGAATTAGCACGTATCCTGGTCACCAACCTGGTGAAGAATGCGATCCGGCACAATTTCAAAAAGGGAAAAATAGAAGTTTTGCTCACGGCTTCCGGCTTGCAGATTTCGAATTCAGGATCAGAAAAAAGCCTCGATACCACTCATTTGTTTCAGCGCTTCCACAAAGAATCGAATGATCAATCATCCACCGGTTTAGGGCTTGCCATCGTGAAGTCGATTACAGATCTTTCTGGCTTTCAAATCAGCTATAACTATGCGCTTGGAATTCATCAGTTTACGGTAAAGTTTAAATAG
- a CDS encoding sulfatase-like hydrolase/transferase, which translates to MLRPFRDALKLILFWIVCFDIHRILFSIHHFGKLKEAGLGEWLLTFVYSFRLDLATAAGLSAIPFLFRLFQYYSNWKGWERLFRITLITSILFLVLVQAGEIVAYGEWNHKLTSRVFMHLSHPDEVARTANYSMIFWYILYALIQLTVYIFLSRKFFKKRPIERANIRHWFEWLALPVTYVIVVFLFFLSLRGGFQPVPLNINAASYSNKAVVNDISINSLYFFGKSYLLYNRSEIDAFIPKVDKVVARQEVKKWYSYPREHDNYFLENNRPNVVFIVLEGWSAEAIGSLGPNKGATPHFDKLTKSGVLFTNIYATGTTSEIGNSSIFSGHYTLPEVSISMQPEKHRRLHCLNEDMEAWGYHSSYIFSGDLKYGNIGGYFMDHGFDVVKDESDFPSDLPRGKLNFFDRDLYKFLIQEINKNKKPFLQCAFTGSTHAPYDQPKGKGKHFTGEEADFMNSLVYSDECLGEFIRNCKKQPWYKNTLFVFVADHGHASPGMVDPGRGKFYHVPLLFYGEPIKKAYRGKRMDVVGSQADIAATLIYQMKGQPNRYPYSKDLMNPKVPQFAFHAIIRGYGWGTDKGNFTYYMEQKIVGDDTFKDRKDFKQAEKNCSYFLNTLYEDYKKL; encoded by the coding sequence ATGCTTCGTCCTTTTCGTGATGCTCTTAAATTGATTCTTTTCTGGATTGTCTGTTTTGACATTCACCGAATCCTGTTTTCGATCCATCACTTCGGAAAATTAAAAGAAGCCGGCTTGGGAGAATGGCTGCTGACTTTTGTCTATTCGTTCCGTTTGGACCTTGCAACTGCAGCCGGGCTTTCAGCAATTCCGTTCTTATTCCGTTTATTCCAATATTATTCCAACTGGAAAGGCTGGGAACGTTTATTCCGCATCACTTTAATTACTTCGATCCTTTTCCTGGTTTTGGTCCAGGCAGGTGAAATTGTTGCTTATGGCGAATGGAACCACAAACTGACTTCCCGTGTTTTCATGCACTTGTCGCACCCGGATGAAGTAGCCAGAACGGCCAATTATTCCATGATCTTCTGGTACATTTTGTATGCATTGATCCAATTGACGGTCTATATTTTCCTTTCCCGGAAATTCTTCAAAAAAAGACCGATCGAGCGGGCAAATATCCGTCATTGGTTCGAATGGCTGGCATTACCGGTAACTTACGTGATTGTTGTTTTCCTGTTTTTCCTGTCGCTGCGCGGAGGTTTTCAGCCCGTTCCGTTGAATATCAATGCTGCGAGTTACTCGAACAAAGCTGTAGTAAACGATATTTCGATCAATTCGCTTTACTTTTTCGGGAAAAGCTATCTGCTTTACAACCGTTCCGAAATCGATGCATTCATTCCGAAAGTGGATAAAGTAGTTGCGCGGCAGGAAGTAAAAAAATGGTACAGCTACCCGAGAGAGCACGACAATTATTTCCTGGAAAACAACCGCCCGAATGTGGTTTTCATTGTACTGGAAGGCTGGTCGGCAGAAGCCATCGGAAGTCTGGGCCCGAATAAAGGCGCTACTCCTCATTTCGATAAACTGACCAAAAGCGGCGTACTCTTCACCAATATTTACGCTACCGGAACAACCTCCGAAATCGGGAATTCCAGCATTTTCAGCGGACATTATACCTTGCCGGAAGTTTCCATTTCCATGCAGCCGGAAAAACACCGCAGACTGCATTGTCTGAATGAAGACATGGAAGCCTGGGGTTACCACAGTTCATACATTTTCAGTGGTGATTTGAAGTACGGGAACATCGGCGGATATTTTATGGACCACGGATTTGACGTCGTGAAAGACGAATCTGATTTTCCTTCCGATCTGCCTCGCGGGAAATTGAATTTCTTCGACCGTGATTTGTATAAATTCCTGATTCAGGAGATCAACAAGAATAAGAAACCGTTCCTTCAGTGTGCTTTCACAGGAAGTACGCATGCTCCATACGATCAGCCGAAAGGAAAAGGGAAACATTTTACCGGCGAAGAAGCGGATTTCATGAACTCATTGGTTTATTCAGACGAATGCCTGGGCGAATTCATCCGGAACTGCAAGAAACAACCATGGTATAAAAACACCTTGTTCGTATTCGTTGCGGACCACGGGCATGCTTCTCCGGGCATGGTGGATCCGGGAAGAGGAAAATTCTACCACGTTCCATTATTGTTCTACGGAGAACCTATCAAGAAAGCATATCGCGGAAAACGCATGGATGTTGTAGGTTCACAAGCAGATATTGCTGCAACATTGATCTACCAGATGAAAGGACAGCCGAACCGTTATCCCTACAGTAAGGACCTGATGAACCCGAAAGTGCCGCAATTCGCTTTCCATGCAATTATCCGCGGTTATGGATGGGGAACAGACAAGGGAAATTTCACGTATTACATGGAGCAGAAAATTGTGGGAGACGATACGTTCAAGGATCGGAAAGACTTCAAACAAGCGGAGAAAAACTGCTCTTACTTCCTAAATACGCTTTACGAAGATTATAAAAAATTGTAA
- a CDS encoding PepSY-like domain-containing protein encodes MKGLKLIVLAFLPIAFGSCAGTIDQQEIPSVVINAVMTKYPDAKDLDWEVKNGIYEAEFDLGKDDYEVWVNAEGTILKVEQEINHSQVPAAILAKLKSDYKDFRLDDAKRIEIGKAVYYELELDGTLGDQTVVYSASGEKQDPIILTRIGK; translated from the coding sequence ATGAAAGGTTTAAAATTAATCGTATTGGCTTTTTTACCGATCGCTTTCGGGTCTTGCGCAGGAACGATCGATCAGCAGGAAATTCCTTCCGTAGTAATCAATGCAGTGATGACCAAATACCCGGACGCAAAGGATCTGGACTGGGAAGTGAAAAACGGGATTTACGAAGCAGAATTTGATTTAGGTAAGGATGATTACGAAGTGTGGGTCAATGCAGAAGGAACTATTTTGAAAGTGGAACAGGAGATCAACCATTCACAGGTGCCGGCTGCCATTCTTGCCAAATTAAAGTCGGATTACAAAGATTTCAGATTGGATGATGCAAAACGTATCGAAATCGGGAAAGCCGTATACTATGAACTGGAACTGGACGGAACTTTAGGGGATCAAACGGTAGTGTATTCGGCCTCCGGAGAAAAACAGGATCCTATTATATTGACCAGAATCGGTAAATAG
- the rlmN gene encoding 23S rRNA (adenine(2503)-C(2))-methyltransferase RlmN → MSSKLINIRNLNPEELKAAIVAFGEPAFRAKQVYDWIWKKNVHDFTAMANIGKSLQEKLQENFYFDGITVEDQQVSSDKTIKCAFGIEGQAQVVEGVLIPTTSRMTACISSQVGCSLSCAFCATGRLKMMRNLSAGEIVDQVVYLKNLATDKYNTNLSNIVYMGMGEPLLNYKNVVRSTEILTDENGLGMSPKRITVSTAGIAKMIKKLGDDQVKFNLALSLHAANDTKRSKIMDINDTNNLEALSEALVYFHEKTGSRVTFEYIIFKDFNDGLEDARELADFAKVVPCKINIIEYNPIDDGEYRQADRQKVDDFARFLEEKCNLIVNVRRSRGKDIDAACGQLANKNKMIDKRVLKTV, encoded by the coding sequence ATGTCATCCAAATTGATCAATATTCGAAATTTAAACCCGGAAGAACTGAAAGCAGCGATCGTTGCATTCGGGGAACCTGCATTCCGTGCAAAACAGGTTTACGATTGGATTTGGAAGAAAAACGTGCACGATTTCACGGCAATGGCCAACATCGGGAAAAGCTTGCAGGAAAAACTACAGGAGAATTTCTACTTTGATGGCATTACGGTCGAAGATCAGCAGGTTTCAAGTGATAAAACCATTAAATGTGCTTTCGGAATCGAAGGACAGGCCCAGGTAGTTGAAGGAGTTCTTATCCCGACAACTTCCCGCATGACCGCATGTATTTCTTCCCAGGTCGGATGCAGCTTATCCTGTGCGTTTTGTGCTACGGGCCGTTTGAAAATGATGCGCAACCTGAGTGCCGGAGAAATTGTGGACCAGGTGGTCTATTTGAAAAACCTGGCAACCGACAAATACAACACCAATCTTTCCAACATTGTGTACATGGGAATGGGAGAACCGTTACTGAATTACAAAAATGTGGTTCGCAGTACGGAAATTCTTACCGATGAAAACGGGTTGGGCATGTCGCCAAAACGCATTACGGTTTCCACTGCCGGAATTGCCAAAATGATCAAAAAACTGGGCGATGACCAGGTCAAATTCAACCTGGCGCTTTCACTGCACGCAGCGAATGATACCAAGCGTTCGAAAATCATGGATATCAACGATACGAATAACCTGGAAGCACTTTCGGAGGCCTTGGTGTATTTCCATGAAAAAACCGGGTCGCGCGTTACGTTTGAATACATCATTTTCAAGGATTTCAACGACGGATTGGAAGATGCCCGCGAATTGGCAGACTTCGCAAAAGTAGTTCCGTGCAAGATCAACATCATTGAATACAACCCGATCGATGACGGGGAATACCGCCAGGCAGACCGACAGAAAGTAGACGATTTCGCACGCTTCCTGGAAGAAAAATGCAACCTGATCGTTAACGTGCGCCGCAGCCGTGGAAAAGATATTGATGCAGCTTGCGGGCAATTGGCGAACAAGAATAAGATGATCGATAAACGCGTTTTGAAAACTGTTTAA
- a CDS encoding CPBP family intramembrane glutamic endopeptidase, protein MRRFTSPLEPTIGIRHYLLGLLAILIGVYFIGGSLMSIFISAKLPAGESLTAFSSPQDLFSKNEFFALNMIPFVFGFLAIVFCSRLIFKRSFRTFLTARPRFDFTRFFFAFGLWSTLMMVSFFMTFIDYNHLIHWNFQPENFFYLLILALVLVPVQTGFEEILFRGFLLQFFGKITQKGIYLILINGVLFGALHLMNPEIDKLGAFAVGYYMMSGIFTSFIAIMDDGLELSWGFHLANNLFGIIIVTNNWQVIQTDALFMDVSEPVLGWDMYVTMFLFYPLMILVFWLVYRWKNWNKVLLQRK, encoded by the coding sequence ATGAGAAGATTTACGAGTCCACTCGAGCCCACTATTGGCATCAGGCACTATTTACTGGGTCTTTTGGCGATTTTGATCGGTGTTTACTTTATCGGAGGTTCTTTGATGAGCATTTTCATCTCTGCCAAATTACCGGCCGGTGAATCGTTGACCGCATTTTCAAGTCCCCAGGATTTATTCTCTAAAAACGAATTTTTTGCCCTGAACATGATTCCCTTTGTGTTCGGGTTCTTGGCAATTGTATTTTGTTCGAGATTGATCTTCAAGCGCTCATTCCGGACTTTTTTAACGGCGCGTCCCCGTTTTGATTTTACCCGTTTTTTCTTTGCATTTGGTTTGTGGTCTACTTTAATGATGGTTTCTTTCTTTATGACCTTCATAGATTACAACCACTTGATCCATTGGAATTTTCAGCCGGAAAACTTTTTCTATCTGCTGATCCTGGCGCTGGTCCTTGTTCCGGTCCAAACGGGGTTTGAGGAAATCCTTTTCAGGGGATTCCTGCTGCAATTCTTTGGAAAAATCACCCAAAAGGGAATTTACCTCATTCTGATCAACGGAGTCCTGTTCGGGGCTTTACACCTGATGAACCCGGAGATTGATAAACTGGGAGCTTTTGCTGTCGGATATTACATGATGTCGGGTATATTTACATCTTTCATCGCCATTATGGATGACGGACTGGAGCTTTCCTGGGGATTCCACCTGGCGAATAACCTGTTCGGAATTATCATTGTGACCAACAATTGGCAGGTCATCCAAACGGATGCGCTGTTTATGGATGTGTCCGAACCGGTATTGGGTTGGGACATGTATGTAACCATGTTCCTGTTTTATCCGTTAATGATTCTTGTTTTTTGGTTGGTCTACCGATGGAAAAACTGGAATAAAGTACTTTTACAGCGTAAATAA
- the dnaJ gene encoding molecular chaperone DnaJ, whose protein sequence is MDKRDYYEVLGISKGASEAEIKKAYRKMALKYHPDKNPGDSEAEDKFKEAAEAYEVLSDANKKARYDQYGHAGLGGNGGFGGGMNMDDIFSQFGDIFGGAFGGGSFGGARGGGQRVVRGTNLRVKMKLTLEEIAEGVTKKIKVNKLVNAEGVTYKTCATCNGTGRITRVAQTFLGAMQTQSTCNTCQGAGKMIDQKPADADNQGLKRQEEVIEIEIPAGVEEGMQLSVSGKGNAGPFNGIPGDLIVVIEEQAHEELRRDGEHLHYEAFVNFVDAVLGETIEVPTVTGKAKIKVEPGTQSGKMLRLKGKGLPVLQGYGHGDLFVHINVWTPKKVSKEEKEILEKLKASENFKPNPGQNEKGFFQRMKDMFQ, encoded by the coding sequence ATGGATAAAAGAGATTATTACGAAGTTCTTGGCATTTCAAAAGGTGCGTCGGAAGCTGAAATCAAGAAAGCTTACCGCAAAATGGCATTGAAATATCACCCGGATAAAAACCCGGGGGATTCCGAGGCGGAGGATAAATTTAAAGAAGCTGCAGAAGCGTACGAAGTGCTTTCGGACGCGAATAAAAAAGCGCGCTACGATCAGTATGGCCACGCAGGTTTGGGTGGAAATGGCGGATTCGGTGGCGGAATGAACATGGACGATATTTTCTCCCAATTCGGGGATATTTTCGGAGGTGCTTTTGGCGGCGGAAGTTTCGGAGGTGCAAGAGGAGGTGGACAGCGTGTAGTGCGTGGTACCAACCTGCGTGTTAAAATGAAACTCACACTGGAAGAAATTGCGGAAGGTGTTACCAAGAAAATCAAAGTCAATAAGCTGGTAAATGCGGAAGGCGTCACGTACAAAACGTGTGCTACCTGTAACGGAACCGGACGCATCACGCGTGTTGCCCAAACTTTTTTGGGAGCGATGCAAACGCAATCGACCTGTAATACCTGTCAGGGTGCAGGGAAAATGATCGATCAAAAACCGGCTGATGCTGATAACCAGGGATTGAAACGCCAGGAAGAAGTCATCGAGATTGAAATTCCTGCTGGTGTTGAAGAAGGTATGCAATTGAGTGTTTCCGGAAAAGGAAATGCAGGGCCATTCAACGGAATCCCGGGAGATTTGATCGTAGTGATCGAAGAGCAGGCACACGAAGAATTGCGCAGAGACGGAGAACATTTGCACTATGAAGCATTTGTGAATTTTGTAGATGCGGTTCTGGGTGAAACCATTGAAGTTCCTACTGTAACAGGTAAAGCGAAAATCAAGGTGGAACCGGGAACACAAAGCGGCAAAATGCTTCGACTGAAAGGAAAAGGATTGCCGGTGCTTCAAGGCTACGGACACGGAGATTTGTTTGTGCATATCAATGTGTGGACACCGAAAAAGGTTAGCAAGGAAGAAAAAGAAATCCTGGAAAAACTGAAAGCAAGTGAAAACTTCAAACCGAATCCCGGACAAAATGAAAAAGGATTCTTTCAACGTATGAAAGACATGTTCCAGTAA
- a CDS encoding response regulator transcription factor, with protein MKILVVEDEPEMLESIERVLKQENAVVETAMNLNDALDKALIYEYDCILLDINLPDGSGLELLQELKKQNKSDGVLILSARNSLDDKLEGLNLGADDYLTKPFHFSELIARVRSIVRRKKFDGNAMLEIGNIRVDVTNQAITIRNEAVTLNRKEFAILMYLISNKGRLVSKTALAEHVWGDNIDESDNFEFIYSQIKNLRKKMNDLDSGIEIQSIYGVGYKLVES; from the coding sequence ATGAAGATATTGGTTGTAGAAGACGAACCGGAAATGCTCGAATCCATCGAACGTGTTTTGAAACAGGAAAATGCGGTGGTGGAAACGGCCATGAACTTAAACGATGCCCTCGATAAAGCATTGATCTACGAGTACGACTGTATCTTGCTGGATATCAATTTGCCCGACGGAAGCGGTTTGGAATTGTTGCAGGAATTGAAAAAACAGAATAAATCGGATGGTGTTTTGATCCTTTCAGCACGGAATTCACTGGATGATAAACTGGAAGGGTTGAATCTCGGAGCCGATGATTATTTGACAAAACCCTTTCATTTTTCGGAATTGATTGCCCGAGTGCGTTCCATTGTCCGCAGGAAGAAGTTCGACGGGAATGCCATGCTTGAAATAGGAAATATCCGGGTGGATGTTACCAACCAGGCGATAACAATCCGGAATGAAGCGGTGACCTTGAACCGGAAAGAATTTGCTATCTTAATGTATTTGATCTCCAATAAAGGAAGATTGGTTTCCAAAACGGCTTTGGCCGAACATGTTTGGGGAGACAACATTGATGAGTCGGATAATTTTGAATTTATTTATTCGCAAATCAAGAATCTGCGAAAAAAAATGAACGACCTGGATTCCGGGATTGAAATTCAATCGATATACGGAGTGGGGTATAAACTGGTAGAATCGTGA
- a CDS encoding sulfite exporter TauE/SafE family protein, with product MTSLLIILFILSFLAFSISAICGGGAGLMLIPVLGQLLSVSQVPAALSIGTFSSSASRLLVFRKNIRWSIVTYFVPAALPAVWLGALLLKYVNPAYLEIVLGVFLVSNLFFLVRKQQTSGKEQKPTVFKLFSIGFLAGFLSGLTGAVGLLFNRFYLRYGLTKEEIVATRAANEIVLHLFKIVLYGLFGLISTKVILIGLVVAVSAILSSIAMKWVLPRLSEVSFRKIGYSAMVLSGVVMLLQSGQDLFSEKQPVADKSFMAYDQKLRMQQSNLELEFTYDEGFELEKVIPFDELSPQQQQMVKNRFPHADKITIEAVYGIHRKKSFEAYCFQNNRLVDKIDFT from the coding sequence ATGACAAGCCTGTTAATCATTCTGTTTATCCTGAGTTTCCTGGCATTTTCAATAAGTGCTATTTGCGGAGGCGGAGCAGGATTGATGCTGATCCCGGTATTGGGACAGTTGCTTTCGGTTAGCCAGGTCCCGGCCGCATTGTCGATCGGGACTTTTTCCAGTTCTGCTTCCAGGCTCTTGGTGTTCCGGAAAAACATACGCTGGAGCATAGTCACTTACTTTGTCCCAGCAGCATTACCTGCTGTTTGGTTGGGAGCCTTGTTGCTGAAATACGTCAACCCGGCTTACCTGGAAATAGTTTTGGGAGTTTTTTTAGTAAGCAACCTGTTTTTTCTGGTCAGGAAACAGCAGACTTCAGGAAAGGAGCAAAAACCGACGGTTTTTAAACTCTTTTCAATCGGTTTTTTAGCCGGATTTTTATCCGGCTTAACCGGTGCGGTCGGGTTGCTATTCAACCGGTTTTATTTGCGCTACGGACTCACCAAAGAAGAAATTGTTGCTACGCGCGCTGCGAATGAAATTGTACTGCATTTGTTCAAAATCGTCTTGTACGGTTTATTCGGGTTAATAAGCACCAAAGTGATTTTGATCGGTTTGGTTGTAGCGGTTTCGGCCATTCTTTCAAGTATTGCCATGAAATGGGTATTGCCGCGTTTAAGTGAGGTTTCATTCCGGAAGATCGGATACAGCGCCATGGTTTTATCGGGAGTGGTGATGCTATTGCAATCGGGGCAGGACCTGTTCTCTGAAAAGCAACCCGTGGCAGACAAAAGTTTCATGGCTTATGATCAAAAATTAAGGATGCAGCAGTCAAACCTGGAGCTCGAATTTACCTACGATGAAGGATTTGAATTGGAAAAAGTCATTCCGTTTGACGAGTTATCCCCGCAACAACAGCAAATGGTAAAAAACCGTTTTCCCCATGCAGATAAAATAACGATCGAAGCGGTTTATGGCATTCACCGGAAGAAATCCTTCGAAGCCTATTGTTTCCAAAACAACCGGTTGGTCGATAAGATTGATTTTACCTAG
- a CDS encoding nucleotide exchange factor GrpE — MAEEAVQNEEFNQNADEQNTENQDETVNEQVENADNSSVNAGASSSEDQIAALNDKYLRLYSEFDNYRKRTNKEKIELISTASAGVLKDMLSVMDDFERAIANNENSEDITAVKDGFKLIHHKLKNLLEGKGLKQMEAKHQPFDSDLHEAIANVPAPSEDLKGKIIDDVEKGYYLNDKVIRFAKVVVGQ; from the coding sequence ATGGCAGAAGAAGCAGTTCAAAACGAAGAGTTTAACCAAAATGCTGATGAGCAGAATACCGAAAATCAGGATGAAACGGTGAACGAGCAGGTTGAAAACGCTGACAATTCGTCAGTAAATGCAGGTGCATCTTCGTCTGAAGACCAGATTGCGGCATTGAATGACAAATATTTGCGGTTGTATTCGGAGTTTGATAATTACCGCAAACGCACCAATAAAGAGAAAATCGAATTGATTTCTACGGCGAGCGCAGGAGTGTTGAAAGACATGTTGTCTGTCATGGACGATTTTGAGCGCGCAATCGCAAACAATGAAAATTCGGAAGATATCACAGCAGTGAAAGACGGTTTCAAACTGATCCACCACAAATTGAAAAACTTACTGGAAGGAAAAGGATTGAAGCAAATGGAGGCGAAGCATCAGCCTTTTGATTCTGATTTGCACGAAGCAATTGCCAATGTTCCTGCACCATCGGAAGATTTGAAGGGAAAGATCATTGATGACGTCGAAAAAGGGTATTACCTGAATGATAAAGTCATTCGTTTCGCGAAAGTAGTTGTAGGACAATAA
- a CDS encoding DUF2490 domain-containing protein yields the protein MMKRLIFLVFLLNGLFSSGQLTPPGLGSNSRLNLWFAIGLDQKLDSAGRFSSMTYFGLAGQSSVANSNVFERLGIFVLNEEVKFRFKPTWSVSLAASYRHQNEFEKTYPYLAAEDQFKQEFRIYSRITKSWKKKWIPSIAFRQEYRKFVDPEFRDWKISAAFRSRLKFQSEIPLTASKRLQAIIGCEFLFSTDFQEATQKWQHFQYGETRLSAVLAYQTKNRKISYGLGYMNDLLHVPAGDKSVHYISVSVIFKNIF from the coding sequence ATGATGAAACGATTGATTTTCCTGGTTTTTCTTTTAAATGGGTTGTTCTCATCCGGGCAGTTGACTCCTCCCGGATTGGGAAGTAATTCCAGGCTGAATTTATGGTTTGCCATTGGTTTGGACCAAAAGCTGGATTCGGCAGGAAGGTTCTCATCGATGACCTATTTTGGCCTTGCAGGACAGAGTTCGGTTGCCAATAGCAATGTTTTTGAGCGTTTGGGAATCTTTGTGCTGAATGAAGAAGTGAAATTCAGGTTCAAACCGACCTGGAGCGTTTCATTAGCGGCAAGTTACCGTCATCAGAATGAATTCGAAAAGACCTACCCGTATTTAGCTGCCGAAGATCAATTCAAACAGGAGTTCCGGATCTATTCACGGATTACCAAAAGCTGGAAGAAAAAATGGATTCCCTCCATCGCATTCAGGCAGGAATACCGCAAATTTGTGGACCCCGAATTCCGCGACTGGAAAATATCTGCTGCTTTCCGTTCCCGGTTAAAATTCCAGAGCGAGATTCCTTTAACAGCTTCCAAACGCCTGCAGGCAATTATCGGTTGTGAATTTCTATTCTCAACAGATTTCCAGGAAGCGACCCAAAAATGGCAGCATTTCCAGTACGGGGAAACACGTTTATCGGCAGTCCTTGCTTATCAAACAAAAAACCGGAAAATCAGTTACGGGTTGGGTTACATGAATGACCTGTTGCATGTTCCGGCAGGGGACAAGTCGGTGCATTATATTTCTGTCAGTGTAATCTTCAAAAACATTTTTTGA